The proteins below come from a single Tachypleus tridentatus isolate NWPU-2018 chromosome 13, ASM421037v1, whole genome shotgun sequence genomic window:
- the LOC143236765 gene encoding potassium voltage-gated channel protein Shab-like isoform X7 → MQSGLMIYQTEMTPHQINIGVRDESKHLQATAPMNTQLQSQSLGESLHTEYKLQNGNVPLHSWSSLPPNYETFPIIKDNWGRRIKLNVGGVKHQIMGRTLDRLPHSRLGRLRQSKNIIEVMKLCDDYDSEEMEFFFDRHPGTFSSILNFYRTGSLHLVDEICVESFSDDLNYWEIDINYLEPCCLHKYNQKKEYIQAELEEELMDDQEEEEIFEEGRCTRHRKFLWNLMEKPTSSISARIVATLSILFIILATIAQTLNTLPSLQTQLANGQYEENPHLATVEVICISWFTLEYVLRFISSPQKWKFFKSPLNIIDLLAILPYYVSLMLIKLDNDSEQFEDVRRIIQLFRLMRILRILKLARHSTGLQSFGYTMQNSYKELGLLILFLAIAIMIFSSLVYFAEKDVPKTLYTSIPNTFWWACITMTTVGYGDMYPETPLGKAVGSVCCICGVLIIGLPVPIIVNNFADFYKKQVKRQKALQRKGLIQDAKDAGKLPPLLPLQSINNFLTSTSVINSNEKTNFTNQESASY, encoded by the exons GTTTGATGATATACCAAACCGAAATGACGCCTCATCAGATAAATATAGGTGTTCGCGATGAATCAAAACATCTTCAGGCTACAGCACCAATGAATACCCAGCTTCAATCACAATCTCTTGGTGAATCTCTACATACCGAATATAAACTTCAAAATGGCAATGTACCTTTACATTCTTGGTCATCATTACCTCCAAACTACGAAACGTTTCCCATTATAAAAGATAACTGGGGCCGACGTATCAAATTGAATGTAGGTGGAGTTAAACATCAAATTATGGGTCGTACATTGGACAGATTACCACATAGTCGGTTAGGTCGTCTAAGACAGTCTAAAAACATTATAGAAGTTATGAAGCTCTGTGATGATTACGATTCAGAAGAAATGGAGTTTTTCTTTGATCGTCATCCTGGTACTTTCAGCTCAATTCTAAACTTTTATCGCACAGGTAGTCTTCACTTGGTGGATGAAATATGTGTAGAGTCATTCAGTGATGATCTTAATTACTGGGAAATAGATATAAACTATCTGGAACCTTGCTGTTTGCATAAATATAACCAGAAAAAAGAATACATACAAGCGGAACTAGAAGAGGAACTTATGGATGACCAAGAAGAAGAGGAAATATTTGAAGAAGGAAGGTGTACCAGACATAGGAAATTTCTGTGGAACTTAATGGAGAAACCAACGTCTTCTATTTCTGCCAGG ATCGTCGCTACACTGTCAATCCTCTTCATAATTTTAGCAACCATTGCACAGACGCTGAACACCCTCCCCAGTCTTCAAACTCAGCTTGCTAATGGTCAATATGAAGAAAATCCTCACTTAGCTACGGTGGAAGTTATATGTATTTCTTGGTTTACCCTTGAGTACGTTCTCAGGTTTATATCATCACCCCAGAAGTGGAAGTTCTTTAAAAGCCCGTTGAATATCATCGACTTACTGGCCATTTTGCCATACTACGTCTCCTTAATGCTGATTAAATTGGACAATGACTCGGAACAGTTTGAAGATGTTCGGCGAATCATCCAACTCTTTCGTTTGATGAGGATCCTTAGAATCTTAAAGCTCGCCCGTCATTCCACTGGATTACAAAGTTTTGGGTATACAATGCAGAACAGTTACAAGGAACTTGGACTCTTGATTTTGTTCCTTGCGATTGCAATCATGATATTCTCTAGTCTAGTGTACTTCGCAGAGAAAGATGTACCGAAAACACTGTATACCAGTATTCCCAACACGTTTTGGTGGGCATGCATTACTATGACAACTGTTGGCTATGGGGACATGTATCCAGAAACTCCCTTAGGTAAAGCTGTGGGAAGTGTTTGCTGTATCTGTGGTGTACTGATCATTGGACTTCCTGTTCCTATTATTGTCAACAACTTTGCAGACTTTTACAAGAAACAGGTAAAACGCCAGAAAGCCCTTCAGAGAAAAGGGCTAATACAGGATGCGAAAGACGCTGGTAAATTACCTCCTTTACTTCCTTTGCAAAGTATAAACAACTTCTTGACATCTACGTCAGTCATAAACTCCAATGAAAAGACGAACTTTACTAACCAG gaGTCGGCATCGTATTGA
- the LOC143236765 gene encoding potassium voltage-gated channel protein Shab-like isoform X1, with translation MPFAVSGAIRRISFPDCTIHMCKVGFVGLMIYQTEMTPHQINIGVRDESKHLQATAPMNTQLQSQSLGESLHTEYKLQNGNVPLHSWSSLPPNYETFPIIKDNWGRRIKLNVGGVKHQIMGRTLDRLPHSRLGRLRQSKNIIEVMKLCDDYDSEEMEFFFDRHPGTFSSILNFYRTGSLHLVDEICVESFSDDLNYWEIDINYLEPCCLHKYNQKKEYIQAELEEELMDDQEEEEIFEEGRCTRHRKFLWNLMEKPTSSISARIVATLSILFIILATIAQTLNTLPSLQTQLANGQYEENPHLATVEVICISWFTLEYVLRFISSPQKWKFFKSPLNIIDLLAILPYYVSLMLIKLDNDSEQFEDVRRIIQLFRLMRILRILKLARHSTGLQSFGYTMQNSYKELGLLILFLAIAIMIFSSLVYFAEKDVPKTLYTSIPNTFWWACITMTTVGYGDMYPETPLGKAVGSVCCICGVLIIGLPVPIIVNNFADFYKKQVKRQKALQRKGLIQDAKDAGKLPPLLPLQSINNFLTSTSVINSNEKTNFTNQKKTVSSRSHHTKMKMKGPPFESVQVMGFS, from the exons GTTTGATGATATACCAAACCGAAATGACGCCTCATCAGATAAATATAGGTGTTCGCGATGAATCAAAACATCTTCAGGCTACAGCACCAATGAATACCCAGCTTCAATCACAATCTCTTGGTGAATCTCTACATACCGAATATAAACTTCAAAATGGCAATGTACCTTTACATTCTTGGTCATCATTACCTCCAAACTACGAAACGTTTCCCATTATAAAAGATAACTGGGGCCGACGTATCAAATTGAATGTAGGTGGAGTTAAACATCAAATTATGGGTCGTACATTGGACAGATTACCACATAGTCGGTTAGGTCGTCTAAGACAGTCTAAAAACATTATAGAAGTTATGAAGCTCTGTGATGATTACGATTCAGAAGAAATGGAGTTTTTCTTTGATCGTCATCCTGGTACTTTCAGCTCAATTCTAAACTTTTATCGCACAGGTAGTCTTCACTTGGTGGATGAAATATGTGTAGAGTCATTCAGTGATGATCTTAATTACTGGGAAATAGATATAAACTATCTGGAACCTTGCTGTTTGCATAAATATAACCAGAAAAAAGAATACATACAAGCGGAACTAGAAGAGGAACTTATGGATGACCAAGAAGAAGAGGAAATATTTGAAGAAGGAAGGTGTACCAGACATAGGAAATTTCTGTGGAACTTAATGGAGAAACCAACGTCTTCTATTTCTGCCAGG ATCGTCGCTACACTGTCAATCCTCTTCATAATTTTAGCAACCATTGCACAGACGCTGAACACCCTCCCCAGTCTTCAAACTCAGCTTGCTAATGGTCAATATGAAGAAAATCCTCACTTAGCTACGGTGGAAGTTATATGTATTTCTTGGTTTACCCTTGAGTACGTTCTCAGGTTTATATCATCACCCCAGAAGTGGAAGTTCTTTAAAAGCCCGTTGAATATCATCGACTTACTGGCCATTTTGCCATACTACGTCTCCTTAATGCTGATTAAATTGGACAATGACTCGGAACAGTTTGAAGATGTTCGGCGAATCATCCAACTCTTTCGTTTGATGAGGATCCTTAGAATCTTAAAGCTCGCCCGTCATTCCACTGGATTACAAAGTTTTGGGTATACAATGCAGAACAGTTACAAGGAACTTGGACTCTTGATTTTGTTCCTTGCGATTGCAATCATGATATTCTCTAGTCTAGTGTACTTCGCAGAGAAAGATGTACCGAAAACACTGTATACCAGTATTCCCAACACGTTTTGGTGGGCATGCATTACTATGACAACTGTTGGCTATGGGGACATGTATCCAGAAACTCCCTTAGGTAAAGCTGTGGGAAGTGTTTGCTGTATCTGTGGTGTACTGATCATTGGACTTCCTGTTCCTATTATTGTCAACAACTTTGCAGACTTTTACAAGAAACAGGTAAAACGCCAGAAAGCCCTTCAGAGAAAAGGGCTAATACAGGATGCGAAAGACGCTGGTAAATTACCTCCTTTACTTCCTTTGCAAAGTATAAACAACTTCTTGACATCTACGTCAGTCATAAACTCCAATGAAAAGACGAACTTTACTAACCAG AAAAAAACCGTAAGTTCAAGAAGTCATCATACAAAGATGAAGatgaaaggtccacctttcgaaagcgttcAGGTTATGGGATTTTCATGA
- the LOC143236765 gene encoding potassium voltage-gated channel protein Shab-like isoform X5, translated as MQSGLMIYQTEMTPHQINIGVRDESKHLQATAPMNTQLQSQSLGESLHTEYKLQNGNVPLHSWSSLPPNYETFPIIKDNWGRRIKLNVGGVKHQIMGRTLDRLPHSRLGRLRQSKNIIEVMKLCDDYDSEEMEFFFDRHPGTFSSILNFYRTGSLHLVDEICVESFSDDLNYWEIDINYLEPCCLHKYNQKKEYIQAELEEELMDDQEEEEIFEEGRCTRHRKFLWNLMEKPTSSISARIVATLSILFIILATIAQTLNTLPSLQTQLANGQYEENPHLATVEVICISWFTLEYVLRFISSPQKWKFFKSPLNIIDLLAILPYYVSLMLIKLDNDSEQFEDVRRIIQLFRLMRILRILKLARHSTGLQSFGYTMQNSYKELGLLILFLAIAIMIFSSLVYFAEKDVPKTLYTSIPNTFWWACITMTTVGYGDMYPETPLGKAVGSVCCICGVLIIGLPVPIIVNNFADFYKKQVKRQKALQRKGLIQDAKDAGKLPPLLPLQSINNFLTSTSVINSNEKTNFTNQKKTVSSRSHHTKMKMKGPPFESVQVMGFS; from the exons GTTTGATGATATACCAAACCGAAATGACGCCTCATCAGATAAATATAGGTGTTCGCGATGAATCAAAACATCTTCAGGCTACAGCACCAATGAATACCCAGCTTCAATCACAATCTCTTGGTGAATCTCTACATACCGAATATAAACTTCAAAATGGCAATGTACCTTTACATTCTTGGTCATCATTACCTCCAAACTACGAAACGTTTCCCATTATAAAAGATAACTGGGGCCGACGTATCAAATTGAATGTAGGTGGAGTTAAACATCAAATTATGGGTCGTACATTGGACAGATTACCACATAGTCGGTTAGGTCGTCTAAGACAGTCTAAAAACATTATAGAAGTTATGAAGCTCTGTGATGATTACGATTCAGAAGAAATGGAGTTTTTCTTTGATCGTCATCCTGGTACTTTCAGCTCAATTCTAAACTTTTATCGCACAGGTAGTCTTCACTTGGTGGATGAAATATGTGTAGAGTCATTCAGTGATGATCTTAATTACTGGGAAATAGATATAAACTATCTGGAACCTTGCTGTTTGCATAAATATAACCAGAAAAAAGAATACATACAAGCGGAACTAGAAGAGGAACTTATGGATGACCAAGAAGAAGAGGAAATATTTGAAGAAGGAAGGTGTACCAGACATAGGAAATTTCTGTGGAACTTAATGGAGAAACCAACGTCTTCTATTTCTGCCAGG ATCGTCGCTACACTGTCAATCCTCTTCATAATTTTAGCAACCATTGCACAGACGCTGAACACCCTCCCCAGTCTTCAAACTCAGCTTGCTAATGGTCAATATGAAGAAAATCCTCACTTAGCTACGGTGGAAGTTATATGTATTTCTTGGTTTACCCTTGAGTACGTTCTCAGGTTTATATCATCACCCCAGAAGTGGAAGTTCTTTAAAAGCCCGTTGAATATCATCGACTTACTGGCCATTTTGCCATACTACGTCTCCTTAATGCTGATTAAATTGGACAATGACTCGGAACAGTTTGAAGATGTTCGGCGAATCATCCAACTCTTTCGTTTGATGAGGATCCTTAGAATCTTAAAGCTCGCCCGTCATTCCACTGGATTACAAAGTTTTGGGTATACAATGCAGAACAGTTACAAGGAACTTGGACTCTTGATTTTGTTCCTTGCGATTGCAATCATGATATTCTCTAGTCTAGTGTACTTCGCAGAGAAAGATGTACCGAAAACACTGTATACCAGTATTCCCAACACGTTTTGGTGGGCATGCATTACTATGACAACTGTTGGCTATGGGGACATGTATCCAGAAACTCCCTTAGGTAAAGCTGTGGGAAGTGTTTGCTGTATCTGTGGTGTACTGATCATTGGACTTCCTGTTCCTATTATTGTCAACAACTTTGCAGACTTTTACAAGAAACAGGTAAAACGCCAGAAAGCCCTTCAGAGAAAAGGGCTAATACAGGATGCGAAAGACGCTGGTAAATTACCTCCTTTACTTCCTTTGCAAAGTATAAACAACTTCTTGACATCTACGTCAGTCATAAACTCCAATGAAAAGACGAACTTTACTAACCAG AAAAAAACCGTAAGTTCAAGAAGTCATCATACAAAGATGAAGatgaaaggtccacctttcgaaagcgttcAGGTTATGGGATTTTCATGA
- the LOC143236765 gene encoding potassium voltage-gated channel protein Shab-like isoform X4 has product MPFAVSGAIRRISFPDCTIHMCKVGFVGLMIYQTEMTPHQINIGVRDESKHLQATAPMNTQLQSQSLGESLHTEYKLQNGNVPLHSWSSLPPNYETFPIIKDNWGRRIKLNVGGVKHQIMGRTLDRLPHSRLGRLRQSKNIIEVMKLCDDYDSEEMEFFFDRHPGTFSSILNFYRTGSLHLVDEICVESFSDDLNYWEIDINYLEPCCLHKYNQKKEYIQAELEEELMDDQEEEEIFEEGRCTRHRKFLWNLMEKPTSSISARIVATLSILFIILATIAQTLNTLPSLQTQLANGQYEENPHLATVEVICISWFTLEYVLRFISSPQKWKFFKSPLNIIDLLAILPYYVSLMLIKLDNDSEQFEDVRRIIQLFRLMRILRILKLARHSTGLQSFGYTMQNSYKELGLLILFLAIAIMIFSSLVYFAEKDVPKTLYTSIPNTFWWACITMTTVGYGDMYPETPLGKAVGSVCCICGVLIIGLPVPIIVNNFADFYKKQVKRQKALQRKGLIQDAKDAGKLPPLLPLQSINNFLTSTSVINSNEKTNFTNQESASY; this is encoded by the exons GTTTGATGATATACCAAACCGAAATGACGCCTCATCAGATAAATATAGGTGTTCGCGATGAATCAAAACATCTTCAGGCTACAGCACCAATGAATACCCAGCTTCAATCACAATCTCTTGGTGAATCTCTACATACCGAATATAAACTTCAAAATGGCAATGTACCTTTACATTCTTGGTCATCATTACCTCCAAACTACGAAACGTTTCCCATTATAAAAGATAACTGGGGCCGACGTATCAAATTGAATGTAGGTGGAGTTAAACATCAAATTATGGGTCGTACATTGGACAGATTACCACATAGTCGGTTAGGTCGTCTAAGACAGTCTAAAAACATTATAGAAGTTATGAAGCTCTGTGATGATTACGATTCAGAAGAAATGGAGTTTTTCTTTGATCGTCATCCTGGTACTTTCAGCTCAATTCTAAACTTTTATCGCACAGGTAGTCTTCACTTGGTGGATGAAATATGTGTAGAGTCATTCAGTGATGATCTTAATTACTGGGAAATAGATATAAACTATCTGGAACCTTGCTGTTTGCATAAATATAACCAGAAAAAAGAATACATACAAGCGGAACTAGAAGAGGAACTTATGGATGACCAAGAAGAAGAGGAAATATTTGAAGAAGGAAGGTGTACCAGACATAGGAAATTTCTGTGGAACTTAATGGAGAAACCAACGTCTTCTATTTCTGCCAGG ATCGTCGCTACACTGTCAATCCTCTTCATAATTTTAGCAACCATTGCACAGACGCTGAACACCCTCCCCAGTCTTCAAACTCAGCTTGCTAATGGTCAATATGAAGAAAATCCTCACTTAGCTACGGTGGAAGTTATATGTATTTCTTGGTTTACCCTTGAGTACGTTCTCAGGTTTATATCATCACCCCAGAAGTGGAAGTTCTTTAAAAGCCCGTTGAATATCATCGACTTACTGGCCATTTTGCCATACTACGTCTCCTTAATGCTGATTAAATTGGACAATGACTCGGAACAGTTTGAAGATGTTCGGCGAATCATCCAACTCTTTCGTTTGATGAGGATCCTTAGAATCTTAAAGCTCGCCCGTCATTCCACTGGATTACAAAGTTTTGGGTATACAATGCAGAACAGTTACAAGGAACTTGGACTCTTGATTTTGTTCCTTGCGATTGCAATCATGATATTCTCTAGTCTAGTGTACTTCGCAGAGAAAGATGTACCGAAAACACTGTATACCAGTATTCCCAACACGTTTTGGTGGGCATGCATTACTATGACAACTGTTGGCTATGGGGACATGTATCCAGAAACTCCCTTAGGTAAAGCTGTGGGAAGTGTTTGCTGTATCTGTGGTGTACTGATCATTGGACTTCCTGTTCCTATTATTGTCAACAACTTTGCAGACTTTTACAAGAAACAGGTAAAACGCCAGAAAGCCCTTCAGAGAAAAGGGCTAATACAGGATGCGAAAGACGCTGGTAAATTACCTCCTTTACTTCCTTTGCAAAGTATAAACAACTTCTTGACATCTACGTCAGTCATAAACTCCAATGAAAAGACGAACTTTACTAACCAG gaGTCGGCATCGTATTGA
- the LOC143236765 gene encoding potassium voltage-gated channel protein Shab-like isoform X3, with translation MPFAVSGAIRRISFPDCTIHMCKVGFVGLMIYQTEMTPHQINIGVRDESKHLQATAPMNTQLQSQSLGESLHTEYKLQNGNVPLHSWSSLPPNYETFPIIKDNWGRRIKLNVGGVKHQIMGRTLDRLPHSRLGRLRQSKNIIEVMKLCDDYDSEEMEFFFDRHPGTFSSILNFYRTGSLHLVDEICVESFSDDLNYWEIDINYLEPCCLHKYNQKKEYIQAELEEELMDDQEEEEIFEEGRCTRHRKFLWNLMEKPTSSISARIVATLSILFIILATIAQTLNTLPSLQTQLANGQYEENPHLATVEVICISWFTLEYVLRFISSPQKWKFFKSPLNIIDLLAILPYYVSLMLIKLDNDSEQFEDVRRIIQLFRLMRILRILKLARHSTGLQSFGYTMQNSYKELGLLILFLAIAIMIFSSLVYFAEKDVPKTLYTSIPNTFWWACITMTTVGYGDMYPETPLGKAVGSVCCICGVLIIGLPVPIIVNNFADFYKKQVKRQKALQRKGLIQDAKDAGKLPPLLPLQSINNFLTSTSVINSNEKTNFTNQHCPCFPTSYGLW, from the exons GTTTGATGATATACCAAACCGAAATGACGCCTCATCAGATAAATATAGGTGTTCGCGATGAATCAAAACATCTTCAGGCTACAGCACCAATGAATACCCAGCTTCAATCACAATCTCTTGGTGAATCTCTACATACCGAATATAAACTTCAAAATGGCAATGTACCTTTACATTCTTGGTCATCATTACCTCCAAACTACGAAACGTTTCCCATTATAAAAGATAACTGGGGCCGACGTATCAAATTGAATGTAGGTGGAGTTAAACATCAAATTATGGGTCGTACATTGGACAGATTACCACATAGTCGGTTAGGTCGTCTAAGACAGTCTAAAAACATTATAGAAGTTATGAAGCTCTGTGATGATTACGATTCAGAAGAAATGGAGTTTTTCTTTGATCGTCATCCTGGTACTTTCAGCTCAATTCTAAACTTTTATCGCACAGGTAGTCTTCACTTGGTGGATGAAATATGTGTAGAGTCATTCAGTGATGATCTTAATTACTGGGAAATAGATATAAACTATCTGGAACCTTGCTGTTTGCATAAATATAACCAGAAAAAAGAATACATACAAGCGGAACTAGAAGAGGAACTTATGGATGACCAAGAAGAAGAGGAAATATTTGAAGAAGGAAGGTGTACCAGACATAGGAAATTTCTGTGGAACTTAATGGAGAAACCAACGTCTTCTATTTCTGCCAGG ATCGTCGCTACACTGTCAATCCTCTTCATAATTTTAGCAACCATTGCACAGACGCTGAACACCCTCCCCAGTCTTCAAACTCAGCTTGCTAATGGTCAATATGAAGAAAATCCTCACTTAGCTACGGTGGAAGTTATATGTATTTCTTGGTTTACCCTTGAGTACGTTCTCAGGTTTATATCATCACCCCAGAAGTGGAAGTTCTTTAAAAGCCCGTTGAATATCATCGACTTACTGGCCATTTTGCCATACTACGTCTCCTTAATGCTGATTAAATTGGACAATGACTCGGAACAGTTTGAAGATGTTCGGCGAATCATCCAACTCTTTCGTTTGATGAGGATCCTTAGAATCTTAAAGCTCGCCCGTCATTCCACTGGATTACAAAGTTTTGGGTATACAATGCAGAACAGTTACAAGGAACTTGGACTCTTGATTTTGTTCCTTGCGATTGCAATCATGATATTCTCTAGTCTAGTGTACTTCGCAGAGAAAGATGTACCGAAAACACTGTATACCAGTATTCCCAACACGTTTTGGTGGGCATGCATTACTATGACAACTGTTGGCTATGGGGACATGTATCCAGAAACTCCCTTAGGTAAAGCTGTGGGAAGTGTTTGCTGTATCTGTGGTGTACTGATCATTGGACTTCCTGTTCCTATTATTGTCAACAACTTTGCAGACTTTTACAAGAAACAGGTAAAACGCCAGAAAGCCCTTCAGAGAAAAGGGCTAATACAGGATGCGAAAGACGCTGGTAAATTACCTCCTTTACTTCCTTTGCAAAGTATAAACAACTTCTTGACATCTACGTCAGTCATAAACTCCAATGAAAAGACGAACTTTACTAACCAG CATTGTCCCTGTTTTCCAACAAGCTACGGCTTGTGGTGA
- the LOC143236765 gene encoding potassium voltage-gated channel protein Shab-like isoform X2 — MPFAVSGAIRRISFPDCTIHMCKVGFVGLMIYQTEMTPHQINIGVRDESKHLQATAPMNTQLQSQSLGESLHTEYKLQNGNVPLHSWSSLPPNYETFPIIKDNWGRRIKLNVGGVKHQIMGRTLDRLPHSRLGRLRQSKNIIEVMKLCDDYDSEEMEFFFDRHPGTFSSILNFYRTGSLHLVDEICVESFSDDLNYWEIDINYLEPCCLHKYNQKKEYIQAELEEELMDDQEEEEIFEEGRCTRHRKFLWNLMEKPTSSISARIVATLSILFIILATIAQTLNTLPSLQTQLANGQYEENPHLATVEVICISWFTLEYVLRFISSPQKWKFFKSPLNIIDLLAILPYYVSLMLIKLDNDSEQFEDVRRIIQLFRLMRILRILKLARHSTGLQSFGYTMQNSYKELGLLILFLAIAIMIFSSLVYFAEKDVPKTLYTSIPNTFWWACITMTTVGYGDMYPETPLGKAVGSVCCICGVLIIGLPVPIIVNNFADFYKKQVKRQKALQRKGLIQDAKDAGKLPPLLPLQSINNFLTSTSVINSNEKTNFTNQSEVTLGYQLFIWRIKPLISAL, encoded by the exons GTTTGATGATATACCAAACCGAAATGACGCCTCATCAGATAAATATAGGTGTTCGCGATGAATCAAAACATCTTCAGGCTACAGCACCAATGAATACCCAGCTTCAATCACAATCTCTTGGTGAATCTCTACATACCGAATATAAACTTCAAAATGGCAATGTACCTTTACATTCTTGGTCATCATTACCTCCAAACTACGAAACGTTTCCCATTATAAAAGATAACTGGGGCCGACGTATCAAATTGAATGTAGGTGGAGTTAAACATCAAATTATGGGTCGTACATTGGACAGATTACCACATAGTCGGTTAGGTCGTCTAAGACAGTCTAAAAACATTATAGAAGTTATGAAGCTCTGTGATGATTACGATTCAGAAGAAATGGAGTTTTTCTTTGATCGTCATCCTGGTACTTTCAGCTCAATTCTAAACTTTTATCGCACAGGTAGTCTTCACTTGGTGGATGAAATATGTGTAGAGTCATTCAGTGATGATCTTAATTACTGGGAAATAGATATAAACTATCTGGAACCTTGCTGTTTGCATAAATATAACCAGAAAAAAGAATACATACAAGCGGAACTAGAAGAGGAACTTATGGATGACCAAGAAGAAGAGGAAATATTTGAAGAAGGAAGGTGTACCAGACATAGGAAATTTCTGTGGAACTTAATGGAGAAACCAACGTCTTCTATTTCTGCCAGG ATCGTCGCTACACTGTCAATCCTCTTCATAATTTTAGCAACCATTGCACAGACGCTGAACACCCTCCCCAGTCTTCAAACTCAGCTTGCTAATGGTCAATATGAAGAAAATCCTCACTTAGCTACGGTGGAAGTTATATGTATTTCTTGGTTTACCCTTGAGTACGTTCTCAGGTTTATATCATCACCCCAGAAGTGGAAGTTCTTTAAAAGCCCGTTGAATATCATCGACTTACTGGCCATTTTGCCATACTACGTCTCCTTAATGCTGATTAAATTGGACAATGACTCGGAACAGTTTGAAGATGTTCGGCGAATCATCCAACTCTTTCGTTTGATGAGGATCCTTAGAATCTTAAAGCTCGCCCGTCATTCCACTGGATTACAAAGTTTTGGGTATACAATGCAGAACAGTTACAAGGAACTTGGACTCTTGATTTTGTTCCTTGCGATTGCAATCATGATATTCTCTAGTCTAGTGTACTTCGCAGAGAAAGATGTACCGAAAACACTGTATACCAGTATTCCCAACACGTTTTGGTGGGCATGCATTACTATGACAACTGTTGGCTATGGGGACATGTATCCAGAAACTCCCTTAGGTAAAGCTGTGGGAAGTGTTTGCTGTATCTGTGGTGTACTGATCATTGGACTTCCTGTTCCTATTATTGTCAACAACTTTGCAGACTTTTACAAGAAACAGGTAAAACGCCAGAAAGCCCTTCAGAGAAAAGGGCTAATACAGGATGCGAAAGACGCTGGTAAATTACCTCCTTTACTTCCTTTGCAAAGTATAAACAACTTCTTGACATCTACGTCAGTCATAAACTCCAATGAAAAGACGAACTTTACTAACCAG